A DNA window from Azotosporobacter soli contains the following coding sequences:
- a CDS encoding PhzF family phenazine biosynthesis protein, with protein sequence MLEFAFKKMDAFTTGLSSGNPAGYVDLDTAPLPSAEVMQKIAAELKGFVNEVGYVSRQKEQLTLRFYSSECEVAFCGHATIAIMYDLLKNSPELQSESEVFITVQAGTLSVFNRIQEENAVYIMAPPPAFLERQLSPSAIAEALGVGQDSLDAQMSCQVVDGGLRTLIVPLRTLEDCLALQPNQERLRLFCLANDFDIVHVSSRETVSSAHQYRTRVFAPKYGYLEDPATGSGNSAFCYYLIKNGVWQNDFSVEQGPSRNNPNIVKLKRYAKDGEARVLFGGCATTRIDGKYCLHAFG encoded by the coding sequence ATGCTCGAGTTTGCTTTTAAGAAGATGGATGCATTTACGACAGGCTTATCCTCCGGAAATCCGGCAGGTTACGTAGATCTGGACACTGCCCCTCTGCCCAGCGCAGAAGTCATGCAAAAGATCGCTGCGGAACTGAAGGGTTTCGTTAATGAAGTCGGCTATGTCAGCCGCCAGAAAGAACAGTTAACCCTGCGCTTTTACTCGTCGGAGTGCGAGGTCGCCTTTTGTGGCCATGCCACAATCGCAATCATGTACGATCTGCTGAAAAACAGCCCTGAGCTGCAAAGCGAAAGCGAAGTGTTCATTACGGTTCAGGCGGGAACGCTTTCTGTGTTTAACCGGATACAGGAAGAGAACGCAGTTTACATCATGGCTCCGCCGCCAGCGTTCTTAGAAAGGCAGCTTTCCCCTTCCGCAATCGCTGAAGCGCTTGGCGTCGGGCAAGACTCTCTTGATGCGCAAATGTCCTGCCAGGTTGTCGACGGCGGTCTGCGAACGCTGATCGTTCCGCTTCGCACGCTGGAAGATTGCCTCGCGCTGCAGCCCAATCAGGAACGGCTCCGTTTGTTCTGTTTAGCCAATGATTTTGACATCGTTCACGTTTCCAGCCGCGAAACCGTCTCCAGTGCGCACCAGTATCGCACGCGCGTTTTCGCGCCGAAATACGGTTATCTCGAAGACCCGGCAACCGGTTCGGGCAATTCCGCCTTTTGCTACTATCTGATAAAGAACGGCGTATGGCAAAACGACTTTTCCGTAGAGCAGGGCCCGTCCCGAAACAATCCGAACATCGTCAAGTTGAAACGCTATGCAAAAGACGGCGAAGCGCGCGTATTATTCGGCGGCTGCGCCACCACCCGCATTGACGGAAAATATTGTTTGCATGCTTTTGGCTAA
- a CDS encoding DASS family sodium-coupled anion symporter: MANRLEEEYATDMKIERAEAAFDRRRKNVGFILGPALALSVYWLPFEGLAATAHGLLAVIAFVAVWWITEPVPIPVSALLGPVLATLFGIVTPNQAFAPFANPLIFLFMGSFMLATAMMSHGLDKRFAYAILSMKWVGSSPTRIMLALGLVTALCSGWVSNTATAAMMMPIAMGLLLAIKDMHAASGQGELDLHKYKYATGLMLMAGYASSVGGVLTPVGTPPNLIMIGLLEQLGAVKVPFFEWMIWGAAAMAAYFVILFLVIKRMFPSEVDHIEGAEELIREQRARLGAWRRGEINAVIAFAVAVTLWVLPGFLAMFLGSDHSILTAYNKYLSEAVVAMLAGLLLFLLPTDWKERQFTLTWPEAVKGIDWGTLVLFGGGLSLGSMMYTTGLSKWIGAIIVDSTGAQSQLALVTVFALFSLCMSELTSHTAATNMVGPLGITVALAAGLNPVPVAVAIALASSLGFMLPVSTPPNAIVYASGFIPITQMIKAGFILDLIGIFAITIPIAIYIVRWVGY, translated from the coding sequence ATGGCGAACCGTCTGGAAGAGGAGTATGCGACGGACATGAAAATTGAGCGGGCGGAGGCCGCGTTTGATCGGCGGCGTAAAAACGTGGGCTTTATCCTTGGTCCGGCATTGGCGCTGAGCGTTTATTGGCTGCCGTTTGAAGGGCTGGCGGCGACCGCGCATGGGCTGCTGGCTGTGATTGCCTTTGTTGCCGTCTGGTGGATTACCGAACCGGTGCCGATTCCGGTAAGCGCTCTTTTAGGTCCGGTGTTGGCGACGCTGTTTGGCATCGTCACGCCGAACCAGGCTTTTGCACCGTTTGCCAACCCCCTGATTTTTCTGTTCATGGGCAGCTTTATGCTGGCGACAGCGATGATGAGCCATGGACTGGATAAGCGCTTTGCATATGCCATTCTTTCGATGAAATGGGTGGGGTCGAGCCCGACGCGCATTATGTTGGCGCTGGGCTTGGTGACGGCGCTTTGCTCCGGCTGGGTAAGCAACACTGCGACCGCGGCTATGATGATGCCGATTGCGATGGGGCTGCTTTTGGCGATTAAGGATATGCACGCCGCGTCAGGACAGGGTGAATTGGATCTGCACAAATATAAATACGCTACGGGACTGATGCTGATGGCAGGCTATGCGTCTTCGGTAGGCGGCGTATTGACGCCGGTAGGAACGCCGCCCAATCTTATCATGATCGGACTTTTGGAACAGCTTGGCGCGGTAAAAGTGCCTTTTTTTGAATGGATGATCTGGGGCGCAGCGGCCATGGCGGCTTACTTTGTGATTCTCTTCCTCGTCATTAAGCGAATGTTTCCTTCTGAAGTCGATCATATAGAAGGCGCGGAAGAGTTGATTCGAGAACAGCGCGCGCGACTGGGCGCTTGGCGCAGGGGTGAGATCAACGCCGTGATCGCATTCGCGGTGGCGGTAACGCTTTGGGTGCTGCCGGGTTTTCTTGCGATGTTTCTTGGTTCGGATCATTCCATCCTAACGGCGTATAACAAGTACCTCTCGGAAGCGGTGGTTGCAATGCTCGCGGGTTTGCTGCTCTTCTTGCTGCCTACGGACTGGAAAGAACGGCAGTTCACCTTGACCTGGCCCGAAGCGGTCAAGGGCATCGATTGGGGAACGTTGGTGCTTTTCGGCGGCGGACTGTCGTTAGGCAGTATGATGTATACGACCGGACTTTCGAAATGGATCGGCGCGATCATTGTCGATTCGACCGGCGCACAGTCGCAATTGGCGTTGGTGACGGTTTTTGCACTGTTTTCGTTGTGCATGTCTGAGTTGACGTCACATACTGCAGCGACGAATATGGTCGGTCCGTTGGGCATCACCGTTGCTTTGGCGGCGGGGTTAAATCCGGTGCCTGTCGCCGTTGCAATCGCTCTTGCGTCTTCGCTGGGTTTCATGCTTCCGGTATCGACGCCGCCGAATGCGATCGTTTACGCCAGCGGCTTCATCCCCATCACACAAATGATCAAAGCGGGCTTTATTCTCGATCTTATCGGCATTTTTGCCATCACCATACCAATCGCAATTTATATTGTTCGCTGGGTCGGCTATTGA
- a CDS encoding XdhC family protein codes for MTDYAKMLAAAKEGIPVQVITLIGCPNEFAEQMGQTLVLYPDGTVDGVLIDATVTAQVIEYTRRVSSDKPEVFQLEQNSACQFFREEYSSSRRALVFGGGHISLPLVEFLSRMDFAVTVVDDRPEFANAARFPWAKKVICESFTRVLKGDLAIDKNTAVIIVTRGHRYDLDCLKATLAQDSGYIGMIGSKRRTVGIIELIREEGFSAEAIRKLHAPIGIDIGAATPTEIALSIAAQVVGVFNAASLASLSLQEGC; via the coding sequence TTGACGGACTATGCTAAGATGCTTGCTGCCGCTAAAGAGGGAATACCTGTACAGGTCATTACTTTGATTGGCTGTCCAAACGAGTTTGCCGAACAAATGGGGCAAACGCTCGTCCTTTATCCCGATGGTACTGTGGATGGCGTATTGATTGATGCGACGGTCACCGCCCAGGTGATTGAATATACACGTCGCGTCAGCTCAGATAAACCGGAGGTTTTTCAGCTGGAGCAAAACAGCGCATGTCAGTTTTTCCGGGAAGAATATAGCAGCAGCCGACGGGCGCTCGTTTTTGGCGGAGGACATATCAGCCTGCCGCTGGTGGAGTTTCTCTCGCGGATGGATTTTGCCGTAACCGTGGTGGATGATCGCCCCGAGTTTGCCAACGCGGCGAGATTCCCCTGGGCGAAAAAGGTCATCTGCGAATCCTTCACGCGCGTCTTGAAAGGCGATCTTGCGATCGATAAGAATACGGCCGTGATCATCGTCACGCGCGGGCATCGCTATGACCTCGACTGTTTGAAGGCGACGCTTGCGCAGGATTCCGGCTACATCGGCATGATCGGAAGCAAACGACGCACCGTCGGGATCATCGAACTGATCAGAGAAGAAGGATTTTCGGCGGAAGCGATTCGCAAGCTGCATGCGCCGATCGGCATCGATATCGGCGCGGCGACGCCGACGGAAATCGCACTGAGCATTGCGGCGCAGGTCGTGGGCGTTTTCAACGCCGCTTCGCTTGCTTCGCTCAGTTTGCAGGAGGGATGCTGA
- a CDS encoding methyl-accepting chemotaxis protein, with the protein MNFLVNIKVGKKIGLLIVLAVFFTSLIGYTGYHYLQQADSSLSGMYSENLIPTELANENRAHINRVSADILELMLTTDDARNAALEKDMTERAKAFNENMTAIEKANLSEKARKELNEMKAIIAKYRDARAPVLKLALENKNAEAYAIYAVSVAPLADAAALKCKELSKVLVDDAAEVNRKNHEAMGSAAKMMSLTVLASLLVLCFFGWNVTRMITGPLAAMVLFAKEMADGDFRDKARKVKRHDEFGDVGDSLAEMRSELRRLMTEIHQSAEQLAASAEEMTASADQSAQAINQVAHSITEVARGAAEQLGAVDGARSSVEEMSLNITQVVSGASEANHKSADANKKASEGIELADQAMNQMSLAEKTIRESAEVIGTLGERSKEIGQIVDAIAGISSQTNLLALNAAIEAARAGEHGRGFAVVAEEVRKLAEQSQQAAEQITRMIGEIQQDTEKAILAMNRGNQEVNRGTDVVNASGKAFHEIGGMVKLVTTQTQAISDAIAHVEQNSKTIVDSVSQIDRLSKDTSGEAQTVSAASEEQSASMQEIASASQILAKLAMGLRSSLNRFQI; encoded by the coding sequence ATGAATTTTTTGGTCAATATCAAGGTGGGAAAGAAAATCGGTTTGTTGATTGTACTGGCAGTCTTCTTCACGTCTTTGATCGGCTATACCGGCTACCATTATTTGCAGCAGGCCGACAGCAGCTTAAGTGGAATGTACAGCGAAAACCTGATCCCGACGGAACTGGCCAATGAGAACCGCGCGCATATCAATCGCGTATCGGCGGATATCCTGGAACTGATGCTGACGACTGATGATGCACGCAATGCGGCGCTGGAAAAAGACATGACGGAGCGGGCAAAAGCATTCAATGAGAACATGACTGCGATCGAGAAGGCGAATCTTTCGGAAAAGGCGCGCAAGGAACTAAATGAGATGAAAGCAATCATTGCGAAATACCGCGATGCAAGAGCGCCGGTGCTCAAACTGGCCTTGGAGAATAAGAATGCCGAAGCGTATGCGATCTACGCGGTTTCGGTGGCGCCGCTCGCCGACGCCGCCGCGCTCAAATGCAAGGAATTATCGAAGGTCCTGGTAGACGATGCGGCGGAAGTGAACCGAAAGAATCACGAGGCGATGGGCAGCGCGGCCAAGATGATGTCGCTGACGGTGCTCGCTTCGCTGCTGGTGCTCTGCTTCTTCGGCTGGAACGTCACGCGGATGATCACGGGCCCGCTGGCTGCGATGGTGCTCTTCGCCAAGGAGATGGCGGACGGCGATTTTCGCGATAAAGCGCGCAAAGTGAAACGGCATGACGAGTTCGGCGATGTGGGCGATTCCCTGGCGGAAATGCGTTCAGAGCTTCGCCGTCTGATGACGGAAATTCATCAGTCAGCCGAACAGTTGGCGGCTTCTGCCGAGGAGATGACCGCGAGTGCGGATCAATCGGCGCAGGCGATCAATCAGGTGGCCCATTCGATCACCGAAGTGGCGCGCGGCGCTGCCGAACAACTCGGCGCGGTTGACGGCGCGCGATCCTCGGTCGAAGAAATGTCGCTCAATATTACGCAGGTTGTCAGCGGCGCATCGGAAGCGAACCATAAGTCGGCCGATGCGAACAAGAAGGCCAGCGAAGGCATCGAACTCGCGGATCAGGCGATGAACCAAATGTCGCTCGCGGAAAAGACGATCCGCGAATCGGCCGAAGTCATCGGTACGCTCGGTGAACGTTCGAAAGAGATCGGACAGATCGTCGATGCGATCGCGGGCATCTCCAGCCAGACGAACCTGCTGGCGCTGAACGCCGCGATCGAAGCGGCGCGGGCCGGTGAACACGGACGCGGTTTCGCGGTCGTCGCGGAAGAGGTGCGCAAGCTGGCTGAACAGTCGCAGCAGGCGGCCGAGCAGATCACGCGGATGATCGGCGAGATTCAGCAGGATACGGAAAAGGCGATCCTTGCAATGAATCGCGGCAATCAAGAAGTGAACCGCGGCACCGATGTCGTGAATGCATCCGGCAAGGCCTTCCACGAAATCGGCGGCATGGTGAAACTTGTTACCACGCAGACGCAGGCGATCTCGGACGCGATCGCGCATGTCGAGCAAAACAGCAAAACCATTGTCGATTCCGTCAGCCAGATCGACCGGCTGAGCAAGGATACGTCAGGCGAAGCGCAGACGGTATCGGCGGCGAGTGAGGAGCAGTCCGCCTCGATGCAGGAAATCGCTTCGGCCAGTCAGATTTTGGCTAAACTGGCGATGGGCTTGCGCAGTTCGCTGAACCGTTTCCAAATCTAA
- a CDS encoding XdhC family protein, protein MDRTMLEAICKAKAAGERAALITIVKTLGSTPRKAGSKMLIWPDGRSLGSIGGGCAEADIKRQALMALDSNQPFLHRIEMLNDVAASEGMVCGGVMDVFISLI, encoded by the coding sequence ATGGACAGGACGATGCTGGAAGCGATCTGTAAAGCCAAGGCGGCCGGAGAACGGGCGGCGCTCATTACCATCGTTAAAACATTGGGCTCAACGCCGCGCAAAGCTGGCAGCAAAATGCTGATCTGGCCTGACGGAAGAAGCCTCGGCAGCATCGGCGGCGGCTGCGCCGAAGCCGATATCAAAAGGCAGGCGCTGATGGCGCTTGACAGTAACCAACCCTTTTTGCATCGGATCGAGATGCTCAATGATGTCGCCGCAAGTGAGGGCATGGTCTGCGGCGGCGTAATGGATGTTTTTATTAGTTTGATTTAA
- a CDS encoding cupin domain-containing protein: MFMHIKNIHTLFEELVPDEKTDVQLRTIIDGETAFILAELKPGKCLRAHYHHSGSEIYHVLEGSGEMEFGRWDGATVTWTERCSLKAGDAFAVLPDVVHRLSNTHDERLRLVFLAPPAHLSDEDRFFV, encoded by the coding sequence ATGTTTATGCATATAAAGAACATTCATACCCTGTTTGAAGAACTGGTTCCGGATGAAAAAACAGACGTTCAACTGCGGACAATCATTGACGGAGAGACGGCTTTTATTCTTGCCGAATTAAAACCCGGCAAATGTTTACGCGCGCACTATCATCATAGCGGTTCTGAAATATACCACGTGCTAGAGGGCAGCGGCGAGATGGAATTTGGAAGATGGGACGGAGCAACCGTAACTTGGACGGAACGCTGTTCCTTGAAAGCGGGCGATGCGTTCGCAGTATTGCCGGATGTTGTTCACCGCTTATCCAACACGCACGACGAGCGGTTACGCCTTGTCTTTTTGGCGCCGCCTGCGCATTTGTCGGATGAAGATCGATTTTTCGTTTAA